The Spirosoma foliorum genome has a window encoding:
- a CDS encoding ATP-binding protein has protein sequence MTPYPTYRTFWLVYWLRLHVLGIALTAGLLMNASLSGYAQVHISADSLQADGFPMRTGWRWHPGDNMAWAAPSFDDSRWDTIRPGRNILYLDRFRAESIGWFRLAFELDSARTQPMLAATIGQVGASEIYIDGVLWQRLGQVGTTYEQQEAYTPTDQQVFLLPQLARGPHLLAVRLSQQQPPWYMPKIQYFERSVFRINLFPAQSVMDGVIKQLYIQTPGNYLLIGIFLMLSVIHFMYYAYRRKRVNLIFGLTLLFGALSVTLIESLELIRNSNIREWVVLGQALSVSIFMFMLLITYYQYLGQPTSWFLRIIAFLLIVSRLIPFIFESSNLVGLLSIVSVIGLFADGIRVSIDAIRSHKTNAQFMLISILAMILILILGAFISWWLSGEYVAYAGYAIEITNLLFFLTLPFSFAIILAREHAQTNRNLEDRLAEVEQLSAEKEGILTQQNETLERQVKERTAELSQSLTDLRETQQQLIQREKMASLGELTAGIAHEIQNPLNFVNNFADVSGELIQELKEEREKEPRDEELESEILADLEQNLGKISHHGGRASSIVRAMLDHSRVSTGQREPTDINALTDEYLRLSYHGLRAKEKNFNANLITQFEPGIGTVTVVAQDIGRVLLNLFNNAFYAVQERQRTAPAGYQPRITVSTRLLEKVVEIRIGDNGTGIPAAIQQKVFQPFFTTKPTGQGTGLGLSLSYDIITKGHGGEFMIETTSEEGTTFLIRLPVSQKFK, from the coding sequence ATGACTCCATATCCGACGTATAGGACATTTTGGCTCGTTTACTGGCTCCGACTGCATGTTCTCGGGATAGCTTTAACGGCTGGTTTGCTGATGAACGCCAGTCTGTCGGGTTATGCTCAAGTACATATCAGTGCCGATAGTTTACAGGCCGATGGCTTTCCCATGCGTACTGGCTGGCGGTGGCATCCCGGCGACAATATGGCCTGGGCTGCGCCTTCATTCGATGATAGTCGATGGGATACCATTCGGCCTGGTCGGAATATACTTTATCTGGATCGTTTTAGAGCCGAATCGATAGGTTGGTTCCGGCTGGCGTTTGAACTGGATTCGGCCCGTACACAACCGATGCTTGCTGCTACAATTGGGCAGGTAGGCGCATCGGAAATTTATATCGATGGAGTGCTTTGGCAGCGGTTAGGCCAGGTTGGTACGACCTATGAGCAGCAGGAAGCCTACACACCAACCGACCAGCAGGTTTTTCTATTGCCTCAATTAGCTAGAGGACCGCATTTATTGGCAGTTCGTTTGTCGCAACAGCAACCGCCCTGGTACATGCCCAAGATCCAGTATTTTGAGCGGTCGGTATTTCGAATCAACTTGTTTCCGGCACAGTCGGTTATGGATGGGGTGATTAAGCAGCTGTATATACAGACACCCGGTAACTATCTGCTGATTGGTATCTTTTTGATGCTGAGTGTCATTCACTTTATGTATTATGCATACCGTCGAAAACGGGTAAACCTGATCTTCGGGTTAACACTGCTGTTCGGCGCGCTCAGTGTTACACTAATTGAATCGCTGGAGCTAATTAGGAACAGTAATATTCGTGAGTGGGTTGTGTTGGGGCAGGCGTTATCGGTCTCAATATTTATGTTCATGTTGCTGATAACATACTATCAGTACCTGGGCCAGCCAACTTCCTGGTTTCTGCGGATCATTGCTTTTCTACTCATCGTTTCGCGGCTTATTCCCTTTATTTTCGAATCATCGAACTTGGTTGGGCTATTGTCGATCGTGTCGGTTATTGGCTTGTTTGCCGATGGCATTCGCGTTAGCATTGATGCCATACGATCGCACAAAACGAATGCCCAGTTCATGTTGATCAGTATTCTGGCGATGATACTGATTTTGATTCTGGGGGCATTTATAAGCTGGTGGTTGTCTGGTGAGTATGTTGCCTATGCGGGTTATGCCATTGAGATTACTAATCTGCTCTTTTTCCTGACATTGCCCTTTAGCTTTGCCATTATTCTGGCTCGTGAACATGCTCAAACGAATCGCAATCTGGAAGATCGACTCGCTGAAGTAGAACAGCTTTCGGCCGAGAAGGAAGGTATTTTGACCCAACAAAACGAAACCCTGGAGCGACAAGTAAAAGAACGAACTGCCGAACTTAGCCAGTCGCTTACCGATCTGCGGGAAACCCAGCAACAGCTAATCCAGCGCGAAAAGATGGCTAGCCTGGGCGAGCTGACAGCTGGCATTGCTCACGAAATTCAAAACCCTCTAAACTTCGTCAATAACTTCGCTGATGTATCGGGTGAGTTAATTCAGGAATTAAAAGAGGAACGTGAAAAAGAGCCCCGCGATGAGGAGCTGGAATCAGAAATCTTAGCCGATCTGGAGCAGAATTTGGGAAAAATCAGCCATCACGGTGGCCGTGCGTCTTCCATTGTTCGGGCTATGCTCGATCATAGTCGGGTGAGTACCGGCCAGCGAGAGCCTACAGATATCAACGCATTAACCGACGAATATCTACGATTGTCGTATCACGGGCTGCGGGCAAAAGAGAAAAATTTCAACGCCAACCTCATTACCCAGTTCGAACCGGGCATTGGTACTGTGACGGTTGTGGCGCAGGATATTGGTCGTGTACTGCTCAATCTGTTCAACAATGCCTTTTATGCTGTACAAGAGCGCCAACGGACGGCTCCTGCTGGCTACCAACCGAGGATTACGGTGAGCACGCGACTGTTGGAGAAAGTTGTCGAAATTCGGATAGGCGATAATGGAACGGGTATTCCAGCGGCCATTCAACAAAAAGTTTTTCAGCCGTTTTTTACGACGAAGCCAACCGGGCAGGGCACTGGCCTTGGGCTTTCGCTTAGTTACGACATTATAACCAAAGGACACGGAGGTGAATTTATGATCGAAACAACCTCCGAAGAAGGTACTACATTTCTGATTCGGTTGCCTGTTTCCCAGAAATTCAAGTGA
- the guaA gene encoding glutamine-hydrolyzing GMP synthase, translating into MATEQILILDFGSQYTQLIARRVRELNVYCEIHPYNHLPTITPDVKGIILSGSPSSVRDADAPEVHLAAFRHKLPILGVCYGAQLLAHTSGGEVKASAIREYGRAKLGTVNTESPLLKGIDQHSQVWMSHADTITSVPDNFKIIASTDTVRVAAFQVDGEQTYGIQFHPEVTHSLQGKTVLHNFVVDICGCAQDWTAESFVETTVEQLKQKIGDDKVVLGLSGGVDSSVAAMLIHRAIGKNLYCIFVDNGVLRKDEFSGVLESYKTLGLNVKGVDAKEQFYTALAGLSDPEAKRKAIGKTFIDVFDHEAHLIEGVSWLGQGTIYPDVIESVSVKGPSATIKSHHNVGGLPDFMKLKIVEPLNTLFKDEVRLVGKSLGLPDAILGRHPFPGPGLAIRILGDVTPEKVDILQQVDALFIDGLKREGLYDKVWQAGAMLLPVQSVGVMGDERTYERVVALRAVTSVDGMTADWAHLPYEFLADISNEIINRVKGVNRVVYDISSKPPATIEWE; encoded by the coding sequence ATGGCCACCGAACAAATTCTGATTCTGGATTTCGGTTCGCAGTACACCCAATTGATCGCCCGCCGGGTACGCGAACTAAACGTTTACTGCGAAATCCATCCATACAATCATCTCCCCACAATTACGCCCGATGTGAAGGGTATCATTCTCTCAGGTAGTCCTTCGTCTGTTCGTGACGCCGATGCGCCTGAGGTTCACCTGGCTGCTTTTCGGCATAAACTGCCCATTTTGGGGGTTTGCTACGGCGCGCAATTGCTGGCTCATACTAGTGGGGGAGAGGTGAAAGCGTCGGCCATCCGCGAATATGGCCGGGCTAAACTGGGCACTGTTAACACCGAGAGTCCACTGCTGAAAGGCATCGACCAACACTCACAAGTGTGGATGTCGCACGCCGATACGATTACGAGCGTTCCTGACAATTTCAAGATCATTGCTTCGACCGACACCGTTCGGGTAGCAGCTTTCCAGGTTGATGGCGAACAAACGTATGGCATTCAGTTTCACCCCGAAGTGACGCACTCGCTCCAGGGCAAAACGGTACTCCATAACTTCGTTGTCGATATTTGCGGATGCGCGCAGGACTGGACTGCCGAGTCGTTTGTTGAAACGACTGTTGAGCAGTTAAAGCAAAAAATTGGCGACGACAAAGTGGTGCTGGGGCTATCGGGCGGAGTCGATTCGTCGGTAGCAGCTATGCTCATTCACCGGGCTATCGGCAAGAACCTGTATTGTATTTTTGTCGATAACGGCGTGCTCCGGAAAGATGAGTTTTCGGGCGTACTGGAGTCCTACAAAACGTTGGGTTTGAACGTAAAAGGCGTTGATGCCAAGGAGCAATTCTACACAGCCCTCGCTGGTCTTAGTGATCCTGAAGCCAAACGGAAAGCCATTGGCAAAACGTTTATCGACGTGTTCGATCACGAAGCGCATTTGATTGAAGGCGTATCGTGGCTGGGACAGGGAACAATCTACCCCGATGTGATTGAGTCTGTTTCGGTAAAAGGGCCTTCGGCAACGATCAAATCGCACCACAACGTGGGTGGTCTGCCCGATTTCATGAAATTGAAAATTGTAGAGCCGCTCAATACGCTCTTCAAAGACGAAGTCCGGTTGGTAGGGAAAAGTTTAGGATTACCCGATGCTATTCTGGGCCGTCACCCATTCCCCGGTCCAGGCTTGGCGATCCGGATTCTGGGCGATGTTACCCCTGAGAAAGTGGACATTCTGCAACAGGTTGATGCACTGTTCATTGATGGCTTAAAACGCGAAGGTTTATACGACAAAGTTTGGCAAGCCGGCGCTATGCTGTTGCCCGTGCAATCGGTGGGTGTTATGGGTGATGAACGTACCTATGAACGTGTTGTAGCCCTTCGTGCTGTAACGAGTGTGGATGGCATGACTGCCGACTGGGCTCATTTGCCGTATGAATTTCTGGCCGATATTTCTAACGAAATCATCAATCGCGTAAAAGGCGTTAACCGCGTTGTCTACGATATTTCGTCCAAACCACCTGCTACCATTGAGTGGGAGTAA
- a CDS encoding DUF2911 domain-containing protein — protein sequence MKPTQINRIVALTLAGVFMTMMSFAQGDKSTRPSPPALASGKINGATITINYSSPSVKGRQVWDPAGTLAPYGKVWRAGANEATIFETDKDIKVDGKALPAGKYSLFAIPDQKEWKFIFNSQTGQWGIKRGGEANRDPANDVLTVSAKPAKSSSMNEKLVYDVTNKAVVLKWENVEVPIAIK from the coding sequence ATGAAACCTACACAAATTAACCGGATTGTGGCGCTAACGCTGGCCGGTGTATTCATGACAATGATGAGCTTCGCCCAAGGAGACAAATCGACACGACCTAGCCCACCGGCACTAGCCTCTGGAAAAATCAATGGCGCTACCATTACCATTAACTACAGCAGTCCATCGGTGAAAGGCCGACAAGTTTGGGACCCTGCCGGTACGCTTGCTCCCTATGGAAAAGTGTGGCGTGCCGGTGCCAACGAAGCCACCATCTTCGAAACCGACAAAGACATTAAAGTTGATGGGAAGGCATTACCCGCCGGAAAATATAGCCTGTTTGCTATTCCTGATCAGAAAGAGTGGAAATTTATCTTCAATTCACAAACCGGCCAGTGGGGTATAAAGCGAGGAGGAGAAGCCAATCGTGATCCAGCAAACGATGTGTTGACCGTGTCTGCAAAGCCAGCTAAATCGTCGTCAATGAACGAGAAACTGGTGTATGACGTAACTAACAAAGCAGTGGTGTTAAAATGGGAAAATGTAGAAGTTCCCATTGCCATCAAGTAA
- a CDS encoding YtxH domain-containing protein, with protein MSFLRGVLAGLAIGYLTAPRSGKETREKLTQGANDLQNQWEEGVDQVKAQIDRLTGKAEAKADQYAGKAEEIFDKYKNETKSTINEKQDRAKTAYNNKVNEAASSAKTGINHAEDALKLN; from the coding sequence ATGAGCTTTCTTAGAGGAGTACTAGCAGGTTTAGCCATTGGTTATTTAACAGCACCCCGGAGCGGTAAAGAAACCCGCGAAAAATTGACACAGGGCGCTAACGACTTACAGAATCAATGGGAAGAGGGAGTTGATCAGGTGAAAGCGCAAATCGATCGCCTGACGGGCAAAGCTGAAGCAAAAGCAGATCAGTATGCGGGAAAGGCTGAAGAGATATTCGATAAGTACAAAAACGAAACGAAGTCTACAATTAACGAGAAACAAGATCGGGCTAAAACAGCATACAATAATAAAGTTAACGAGGCAGCATCCTCGGCCAAAACAGGTATCAACCATGCTGAAGATGCGCTGAAGCTTAACTAA
- the glmM gene encoding phosphoglucosamine mutase — protein sequence MALIKSISGIRGTIGGRSGDGLTPLDVVKFTAAFGQWLRKRSPERQTVVIGRDGRLSGEMVSKLVSATLQGLGLNVLDLGLSTTPTVEMAVPAEQAAGGIILTASHNPIQWNALKLLNETGEFISGQDGAEVLAIAEAESFDFAEVRKLGQYQADTTWLQKHIDQILALPLVDRDAIANRNFRLVVDAVNSTGGLAVPMLLEALGVEQITKLHCEPTGNFAHNPEPLPENLRDIIKEMNKGKADLGIVVDPDVDRLALICEDGSPFGEEYTLVAVADYVLKNNTAESGWANNTVSNMSSTVALRDVTQKYGGQHSASAVGEVNVVEMMKETNAVIGGEGNGGIIYPELHYGRDALAGIALFLTHLAKSGKSASMLRRTYPNYYISKNKIELTPDINVDAVLDRIQAKYARNPINTIDGVKIEFDKEWVHLRKSNTEPIIRIYSESDTLATADYLAGKIIDDIREVISENR from the coding sequence GTGGCATTAATTAAGTCTATTTCCGGTATTCGAGGAACGATTGGGGGGCGCAGTGGAGACGGACTCACCCCTTTAGATGTAGTCAAATTTACCGCTGCCTTTGGGCAATGGCTTCGGAAACGGAGTCCCGAACGGCAAACCGTTGTTATTGGACGTGATGGCCGGTTGTCGGGCGAAATGGTTTCCAAATTAGTATCCGCTACGTTGCAGGGCCTCGGCCTGAATGTACTTGATCTTGGTCTGTCAACTACGCCTACTGTCGAAATGGCGGTCCCAGCTGAGCAAGCGGCAGGCGGAATTATTCTGACAGCCAGTCATAACCCTATTCAGTGGAATGCCCTTAAACTTCTGAACGAAACAGGCGAGTTTATTTCGGGGCAGGATGGTGCCGAGGTATTAGCCATTGCCGAAGCTGAATCGTTTGATTTTGCGGAAGTCCGTAAATTAGGTCAATACCAGGCAGATACTACCTGGCTTCAAAAGCACATCGACCAGATTTTGGCGTTACCGTTGGTTGATCGGGATGCCATTGCCAACCGAAACTTCCGGCTTGTTGTTGACGCGGTCAATTCGACGGGGGGACTTGCCGTACCTATGTTACTCGAAGCGCTTGGTGTTGAGCAAATTACCAAGCTTCACTGCGAACCTACGGGCAATTTCGCCCACAACCCTGAACCCCTTCCTGAAAACCTCCGCGATATTATCAAAGAGATGAACAAAGGCAAGGCTGATCTTGGCATTGTTGTCGACCCCGATGTTGATCGATTGGCATTGATTTGTGAAGATGGCTCTCCCTTTGGTGAAGAATACACACTGGTGGCAGTAGCCGACTACGTTCTAAAAAATAATACCGCTGAAAGTGGTTGGGCTAATAACACTGTATCGAACATGTCGAGCACAGTTGCCCTTCGCGATGTGACCCAGAAGTACGGTGGGCAGCATTCAGCATCGGCGGTGGGCGAGGTGAATGTGGTTGAGATGATGAAAGAAACCAATGCCGTTATTGGTGGCGAAGGCAACGGAGGCATTATTTATCCTGAGCTTCATTACGGACGCGATGCATTGGCAGGTATTGCTTTGTTTCTGACTCATTTAGCCAAATCGGGAAAATCAGCATCGATGCTGCGCCGAACGTATCCCAACTATTATATCTCTAAAAATAAAATCGAACTTACACCCGACATTAATGTCGATGCGGTATTAGATCGGATTCAGGCAAAATATGCCCGCAACCCAATCAATACGATTGATGGTGTTAAAATCGAGTTCGATAAAGAATGGGTACACCTACGCAAATCGAACACGGAGCCTATTATCCGAATCTATTCGGAATCAGATACCCTGGCAACGGCTGATTACCTTGCCGGAAAAATCATCGACGATATCCGTGAAGTGATTTCAGAGAACCGATAA
- a CDS encoding peptidase, with protein sequence MTYCLGVKVASGLVAIADRRLTSGSEVSSNRKISVHEVENHSLFIMTSGLRSVRDKAITYFSEVLTDQDRSFNKLYKAVNAFGEQVKRVAQEDKASIIANGLNFNLNAIVGGQLEDDAEHKLYMLYPEGNWVEVDQGSPFKIIGNSGYGKPLLFRNLSYESSLQDALKIGFLAFDATRVSANDVDYPLDVVIYPKNSFHMTEYRLEKEDMDEVSHQWSALLSNSVRKLPSYWMDPIFEKVRATKNV encoded by the coding sequence ATGACATATTGTTTAGGCGTAAAAGTTGCATCAGGCTTAGTGGCCATCGCCGACAGACGGTTGACTTCCGGCTCAGAAGTATCATCGAATCGAAAAATTTCGGTTCATGAAGTTGAGAATCACTCGTTGTTTATCATGACCTCGGGCCTGCGCTCCGTTCGCGATAAAGCCATCACTTATTTTAGTGAGGTGCTTACCGATCAGGATCGCTCATTCAACAAGCTCTATAAAGCGGTCAATGCGTTTGGCGAGCAAGTAAAGCGAGTGGCACAGGAAGATAAAGCCTCGATTATTGCCAATGGCCTTAACTTTAACCTGAACGCAATTGTGGGCGGTCAACTAGAAGACGACGCCGAACACAAACTCTATATGCTCTACCCTGAAGGCAACTGGGTTGAAGTTGACCAGGGATCTCCATTCAAGATTATTGGTAACTCGGGTTATGGTAAGCCGCTCTTATTCCGCAACTTATCGTATGAATCCAGTTTGCAGGATGCCCTCAAAATTGGCTTTTTGGCGTTCGATGCTACTCGTGTCAGTGCCAACGATGTGGATTATCCGTTAGATGTGGTCATCTATCCAAAAAACAGTTTCCATATGACGGAATATCGGCTTGAAAAAGAAGATATGGACGAAGTATCACACCAATGGAGTGCCTTACTCAGCAACTCCGTTCGAAAACTACCTTCCTATTGGATGGACCCCATTTTTGAAAAGGTTCGGGCCACAAAAAATGTATGA
- a CDS encoding T9SS type A sorting domain-containing protein has protein sequence MQKYIQMNFWFLGHLGLGFLLLGFMGFSSPAWAIQGTSPTAPTALTLTVSSATVCAGTSTSLTAAGCPAAGVVRWNTAQTGSMIAVTPSQPTSYTAFCDVTTSTTATSSTVVTTTVTTTTATATVQVYSPIVLTFNTQSPLCNNGNDGVIYINSTGGEGALQYQINNEPFKVVNIFGNLKGGTYPITVKDTKGCIAQTSVELKQPPAIIVSTTIYNTKCVGGGDGALVASATGGVGDFRYFIQDLTEPRTVGIFNNLVANTTYTLIVSDKNSCVVFTPVTIGQATPLIIKLTPAPTRCVGTADGSITVQASGGAGAYQYKLGNGSFQAGVQFTGLAATTYQITVQDGFGCLGTQSATVVQPSALSLTAVPKPVGCVNPNSGSIIVTSAGGTGAVTYQVSAGTTPQSSSVIGGIPVGNYTVVGTDVNGCTGLASVVVSQAAPLKVQAATLPATCCNCPTGSVTLTSTGGIGTGLQYQIIGQAYQAASQISKLPPNTYRLRVVDNGGCTDSTVAVVTNMNALTLSQGTVKNVSCSGGKDGEATVQIAGGAKPFTVYWQTAQKDTLKTYTATQTALPEGTYTVSVRDSNRCTTSTVFVSLTAVNPTPAKPTVTQVANSTLTVNQTAGIQWYLSTGNAAGTAVPNATGPALVPFASGLYYVIVTVNGCPSAPSDAINFVLTALNEPVAPLSVRVVPNPVIDRLRLEIEQPERSAVQVHLLDVSGRLIKSYQIPIFTGKKQVEWPVEGISTGAYLLKVAADSRQSVLRVAVE, from the coding sequence ATGCAAAAGTATATACAAATGAATTTCTGGTTTTTGGGGCACCTAGGCCTTGGTTTTCTCCTGCTAGGATTCATGGGCTTTTCAAGTCCTGCCTGGGCAATTCAAGGTACTAGCCCTACCGCACCAACAGCTTTAACGCTTACTGTAAGTTCGGCAACTGTTTGCGCGGGTACAAGTACTAGCCTAACGGCTGCGGGGTGTCCTGCTGCTGGTGTTGTTCGCTGGAATACAGCACAAACGGGAAGCATGATTGCAGTTACCCCAAGCCAACCAACAAGCTACACCGCTTTCTGTGACGTGACGACTAGCACAACCGCAACCAGTTCGACTGTGGTCACAACAACGGTAACGACGACAACCGCTACGGCTACTGTTCAGGTGTATTCTCCTATCGTACTAACCTTTAATACGCAATCACCATTATGCAATAATGGAAACGATGGCGTAATCTATATTAACAGTACTGGGGGAGAAGGGGCCTTACAATACCAAATTAATAACGAGCCATTTAAGGTCGTCAACATTTTTGGTAATTTGAAAGGAGGGACCTATCCTATTACGGTAAAAGATACGAAAGGGTGTATCGCACAAACCAGTGTCGAGTTAAAACAACCCCCGGCAATTATTGTCAGTACTACGATTTATAATACTAAGTGTGTAGGTGGGGGAGATGGTGCGTTAGTGGCCTCTGCTACCGGAGGAGTTGGTGATTTTCGTTATTTTATCCAGGACCTTACAGAGCCGCGAACAGTAGGTATATTTAATAATCTGGTCGCGAATACGACTTACACCCTGATCGTTTCTGACAAGAATAGCTGTGTGGTTTTTACCCCTGTAACGATAGGCCAGGCCACTCCGCTCATAATTAAACTGACCCCTGCCCCAACTCGCTGTGTTGGTACGGCAGATGGTAGTATAACCGTTCAGGCGTCGGGTGGAGCTGGAGCTTACCAATACAAACTCGGTAATGGCTCATTTCAGGCAGGAGTTCAGTTTACAGGATTAGCAGCAACTACGTACCAGATTACAGTTCAGGATGGGTTTGGTTGCTTAGGTACACAAAGCGCCACAGTTGTACAACCCTCCGCACTTTCGTTAACGGCTGTCCCGAAGCCTGTCGGTTGTGTCAATCCGAATAGTGGTTCCATTATCGTGACATCTGCGGGTGGTACAGGAGCCGTGACTTATCAGGTTTCTGCTGGTACAACTCCACAAAGTAGCAGCGTAATTGGTGGAATTCCAGTTGGTAATTACACAGTTGTTGGAACAGATGTCAATGGGTGTACGGGCCTTGCGTCAGTAGTTGTTAGTCAGGCAGCTCCACTCAAAGTTCAGGCTGCAACTCTTCCCGCAACCTGTTGTAATTGCCCCACGGGTTCCGTTACTTTAACAAGTACAGGAGGCATAGGAACAGGGCTGCAATACCAGATTATTGGACAGGCCTATCAGGCCGCAAGTCAGATTAGTAAACTGCCTCCCAATACCTATCGTCTGCGTGTGGTAGATAATGGAGGGTGTACTGACTCGACCGTAGCGGTTGTAACGAACATGAATGCACTGACGCTCTCGCAGGGCACTGTCAAAAATGTTTCCTGTTCGGGTGGGAAAGATGGCGAAGCGACGGTTCAAATTGCCGGGGGAGCCAAACCATTTACGGTTTACTGGCAAACTGCGCAAAAGGATACCCTCAAAACGTACACCGCTACGCAAACTGCACTACCCGAAGGAACGTATACAGTGAGTGTTCGAGATAGTAATCGCTGCACTACGAGTACCGTATTCGTGTCTCTAACGGCGGTGAACCCTACTCCAGCAAAACCAACTGTTACACAGGTGGCTAATAGTACGTTAACGGTCAACCAAACAGCGGGTATACAATGGTATCTTAGTACAGGTAATGCGGCAGGTACAGCGGTGCCGAATGCAACAGGGCCTGCGTTGGTGCCCTTTGCCAGTGGATTGTATTATGTGATTGTGACAGTTAATGGGTGTCCTTCGGCGCCTTCGGATGCGATAAATTTTGTCCTCACCGCATTGAATGAACCAGTTGCACCTTTGTCGGTGCGTGTAGTACCCAACCCAGTTATAGACCGGCTACGGTTGGAGATCGAGCAACCCGAGCGATCGGCGGTGCAAGTACATTTGCTGGACGTATCGGGCCGATTAATTAAGTCTTATCAGATACCAATCTTCACGGGCAAAAAACAAGTCGAATGGCCAGTAGAAGGTATTTCGACGGGAGCTTATTTACTAAAAGTAGCCGCCGACTCACGGCAATCGGTGCTAAGGGTGGCGGTGGAATAA